The Salinirubellus salinus genome segment ACCTGCCGACGTGGGGCGCCCGCGCCAGTTTCGCCATCCGCGTGGGTGCGGTGGTGTGGCTGTTCACGGCCACGTTCGTCTACCTCTACGCACGTCGTCGGGCCGAGGAGGGGAAGGGGACCGGGGACGGGAGCGAGGGGACGACTCAGTCCGAGGCCGACGGCGGCCACTCCGAGACGTAGCGGAAGGGGACGCCCGCTCGCTCGGCGGTCACCGCGTCGCGTTCGCCGTCTCCGACGAAGACGGCCGTCGCGGGGTCGACCCCGAGCGCCCGACAGGTCGCCAGCAACGGTTCCGGGTCCGGTTTCTCCGTCGCCACGGAGTCCCGGCCGACGACGGCGTCACCGACGACCTGCCCGGTCAGGTCGTGCGTCGTGAGCGCCTCCCGGGCGGCACGCTCGGCGTTCAGCGTACACACCCCGACCGGTCCCTCGGGGACGGTGTCCGCGCAGGGGAGTCGCGCCGACTCGCGTGCCCCCTCGGTCTCGTGGCCCGCGATGCACTCGTTGACCGCCACGCGGTGGCCCGTCTCCTTCCCGAGTTCCCAGAGCCCCCACAGGTCGTGGCCGTCGGTGGTCACGCCCCGGTCAGCGAGGAGGCTCGCGACGTCGCGCTGGACCACAGCCCAGTCGACCGCCAGATCCACGAGCGTCCCGTCGAGGTCGAAGACGACCGCCTCGTACTCCATCAGCGGCCGTCGCCCAGCAGTTCGCGGGCGATGATCTTCTTCTGTATCTCCGTGGTCCCCTCGTAGATCTCGGTGATCTTCGCGTCGCGGTACATCCGCTCGACGGGGAAGTCGGTGGTGTAGCCGTAGCCGCCGTGGATCTGGATGGCCTCGTTGGTCACCTCCATGGCGTTGCGCGAGGCGTGGAGTTTCGCCATCGAGGCGGCCCGCGCTGGCGGTCGCCCCGAGTCGAGTTCGCGCCCCGCGTCGTAGGTCAGCAGGCGCGCGGCCTGCGTCCCGGTCGCCATGTCGGCCAGTTTGTGCCGGATGGTCTGGAACTCCGAGATGGGCTGGTCGAACTGCTCACGGTCCTGCGCGTACGATTTCGCCTCGTCGAGCGCCGACTGCGCGAGGCCGACCGCCTGCGCAGCGATGGCGACCCGCCCGCCGGTGAGCGAGTGCAGCGCGGCCGACAGCCCACGGCCCTCCTCCGTGAGGCGGTTCTCCTCGGGGACGCGCAGGCCGTCGAACATCAGCGTGGTGGTGTCGCTGGCCCGCAGGCCGAGTTTGGCCTCCTTCTTCCCCACCTCGACGCCCGACTGGTCCTTCTCGAAGAGGAACTGCGTGATGCTGCTGGGGTCCTCGGGGTCGGTCTTGGCGAAGACGACCCCGACCTCGCCACGCTCGCCGTTCGTGATCCACTGTTTCTTCCCGTCGATGACGTACTCGTCGCCCTCCTCGCGCGCGACCGTGGACATCCCCGCGGGGTTCGACCCGGCCTCGGGTTCAGAGAGACAGAACATCCCGACGGGCCGGCCGGTGGCCATCTCGGTGAGGTACCGCTCGTGGTGGGCCTCGGAGCCGAACTCGCGGATGCAGGAGGCCGCGAGCATGTGGACGCTCGCGGCGGTGGCGACGGCGAGCATGCCGTACGCGAGTTCCTCGTTGACGATGGCGTAGGTCAGGCCGTCGGCGTCGTAGCCCCCGTACGCCTCGGGGATGGTGAGCGAGAGCAGGTCGAGTTCGCCCAGTCGGTCCCAGATGCCCTCCGGGAACGTCTCCGTCTCGTCTGCCTCGGCGGCGACGGGACGTATCTCCTCGACGGCCAGTTCGCGGACCGTCTCCCTGACCGCCTCCTGTTCGGGCGTGAGTTCCATACCGTGGCGTGGGACGGGGGAGGCAAAAACTGCGTGGGAAGGGAGGCGTGAGCGAGCGCCAGCGAGCGAACGCCTCCATCGGCGAACGGCGAGCGGAGGGAGCCGTGGGCCGGAACGCGCGAGCCTGCGGCACCTCGACGACCCACACGCGCGACCCCGTCAGACGGCCACAGCCCGGTTCAGGCCTGCCGGACACCGTCCGGCGTCGTCCGCCCCGTGAGTTGCGGCCGGAACTCGAACCGCGCACCCCCGTCGGCTCCCTCGGTGAGCGAGACGGACCAGCCGTGGGCCGTGGCGATGTGTTCGACGACGACGAGCCCCCACCCGACGCCGTCGTCGGCGGTGGTGTAGCCCCGTCTGAACACCCGTTCGCGCTCGTCGGGCGGGACCCCGTGGCCGTCGTCCTCGACGTAGAACCCGCCACTCTGGAGCGGGCCGACGGTCACGCGGACGGCCTCGCCACCGTGGTCGACGGCGTTCGACAGGAGGTTCGCGAGCAGCTGGTGGAGCCGGTCCGGCGCGGCGTCGACGGTGCCGTCCTCGACCCCGAGCGTCCCGCCGGACGCGCCGAGTTCCGCCCAGACCGAGTCGGCGGCCGCGGCCAGTTCGACGGGTTCGGTCTCCTCGACGGCCGACCCGTGCCGGGAGAGTTCGAGCATGTCGGCGATGAGCGTCTCCATCCGGTCGAGCCCCACCGCCGCCCGGTCGAAGTCCGCGTCCCGACCGGTCTCGCGTGCCAGCGCGAGGCTCCCGGCGACGACGTTCAGTGGGCCGCGCAGGTCGTGGCTGAGGACCCCCGCGAACTCCTCGAGCCGGCGGTTCTGCGTCTCCAGTTCGCGCTGGCGGCGGCGCGCCGTCGTCACGTCCCGGGCGGCGACCAGTCCGGCAGGCTCCCCGTCGACCGGGATGCTCCGGTCGGTGGCCTCCAGTTCGCGGACCGTCCCGTCGGCGGTGAGGACGCGGAACTCGAACTCGGGGTCGAGGTAC includes the following:
- a CDS encoding HAD family hydrolase; its protein translation is MEYEAVVFDLDGTLVDLAVDWAVVQRDVASLLADRGVTTDGHDLWGLWELGKETGHRVAVNECIAGHETEGARESARLPCADTVPEGPVGVCTLNAERAAREALTTHDLTGQVVGDAVVGRDSVATEKPDPEPLLATCRALGVDPATAVFVGDGERDAVTAERAGVPFRYVSEWPPSASD
- a CDS encoding acyl-CoA dehydrogenase family protein, coding for MELTPEQEAVRETVRELAVEEIRPVAAEADETETFPEGIWDRLGELDLLSLTIPEAYGGYDADGLTYAIVNEELAYGMLAVATAASVHMLAASCIREFGSEAHHERYLTEMATGRPVGMFCLSEPEAGSNPAGMSTVAREEGDEYVIDGKKQWITNGERGEVGVVFAKTDPEDPSSITQFLFEKDQSGVEVGKKEAKLGLRASDTTTLMFDGLRVPEENRLTEEGRGLSAALHSLTGGRVAIAAQAVGLAQSALDEAKSYAQDREQFDQPISEFQTIRHKLADMATGTQAARLLTYDAGRELDSGRPPARAASMAKLHASRNAMEVTNEAIQIHGGYGYTTDFPVERMYRDAKITEIYEGTTEIQKKIIARELLGDGR
- a CDS encoding ATP-binding response regulator, which translates into the protein MTGEATVLYVDDDAAMSRVVARALGRHDDLRVETVGAAAEGVERLAIGGVDCVVSDYEMPDTDGIEFLEAIRAAGEDVPFVLYTARGSEAVAGRAIAAGVTDYLRKGEGLDHFRVLARRVHNAIETARSRRALEESEERFRAMVEGSRDAILLYRESVLYANDRACDLAGRDREALVGSEPWCFVHPDDRRRFERRVAARIAGEYLDPEFEFRVLTADGTVRELEATDRSIPVDGEPAGLVAARDVTTARRRQRELETQNRRLEEFAGVLSHDLRGPLNVVAGSLALARETGRDADFDRAAVGLDRMETLIADMLELSRHGSAVEETEPVELAAAADSVWAELGASGGTLGVEDGTVDAAPDRLHQLLANLLSNAVDHGGEAVRVTVGPLQSGGFYVEDDGHGVPPDERERVFRRGYTTADDGVGWGLVVVEHIATAHGWSVSLTEGADGGARFEFRPQLTGRTTPDGVRQA
- a CDS encoding DUF5822 domain-containing protein: MPTRVESTDPDGVDFGWVMQTTFVLTVTVGAVVVTAVAVFWGVDLPTWGARASFAIRVGAVVWLFTATFVYLYARRRAEEGKGTGDGSEGTTQSEADGGHSET